Proteins encoded in a region of the Diospyros lotus cultivar Yz01 chromosome 9, ASM1463336v1, whole genome shotgun sequence genome:
- the LOC127810225 gene encoding actin-depolymerizing factor 2-like, which translates to MANATSGMAVHDDCKLKFLELKAKRTYRFIIFKIEEKQKQVVVEKVGDPNESYEDFSASLPVDECRYAVYDFDFVTEENCQKSRIFFIAWSPDTSRVRSKMIYASSKDRFKRELDGIQIELQATDPTEMGLDVIRSRAS; encoded by the exons ATG GCAAATGCAACATCAGGGATGGCTGTGCATGATGACTGCAAGTTAAAGTTTCTTGAATTGAAGGCAAAAAGAACCTACCGCTTCATAATATTcaagattgaagagaagcaAAAGCAGGTTGTTGTGGAGAAGGTTGGTGATCCAAATGAAAGCTATGAGGACTTCTCTGCAAGCCTTCCTGTGGATGAATGCCGATATGCTGTCTATGATTTCGATTTTGTGACTGaggaaaattgtcaaaaaagCAGGATTTTCTTCATTGCTTG GTCGCCTGACACATCACGGGTGCGAAGCAAGATGATTTACGCAAGCTCCAAGGATAGGTTCAAGAGAGAGCTTGACGGTATTCAGATAGAATTGCAAGCAACCGATCCTACTGAAATGGGTCTTGATGTCATTAGGAGCCGAGCAAGCTGA
- the LOC127810185 gene encoding transcription factor bHLH103-like, translating to MENVVLPSVSTQSYSYAYSDQPVSDIQPMQMDSIVSNVYGSSICTEPEVYSHFSWQKSGAFAIPPQSPIYHRPGSSTIMTTKRLDCPYLGASNLMSELSCDSITPHRPLSFCEKVSVPQCETEPIKQCIIFDNPSQARNERKRPFELGNGGLNELVNTKAARSELTTSKKKSAGFEEQWDNQVKEESREIQRQRAPVRRSQKLSQKVTALQKLVSPYGKADTASVLQEASISIKVLQDQIQKLFGTLTASNRSSNSLDLQRSKSSRVDLRSRGLCLVPISFTEKLAFDK from the exons ATGGAGAACGTCGTTTTACCGTCGGTTTCGACACAGAGTTACAGCTACG CTTACAGTGACCAGCCTGTCTCAGACATCCAGCCGATGCAGATGGACAGCATAGT ATCAAATGTTTACGGAAGCAGCATTTGCACTGAGCCGGAAGTATACAGTCACTTTAGCTGGCAAAAATCTGGAGCCTTTGCCATTCCTCCTCAATCTCCCATTTACCATCGACCAG GATCATCGACGATAATGACAACCAAAAGACTAGATTGCCCTTACCTAGGAGCAAGTAATCTAATGTCAGAATTAAGCTGTGATAGTATTACACCTCACCGGCCATTGTCTTTTTGCGAGAAGGTCTCGGTTCCACAATGTGAAACT GAGCCAATCAAACAGTGCATCATCTTTGACAACCCTAGCCAGGccagaaatgaaagaaaacgtCCATTCGAGCTTGGTAATGGGGGATTGAATGAGCTGGTTAACACTAAAGCTGCTCGGAGCGAGTTGACGACAAGCAAGAAGAAGTCTGCAGGCTTTGAAGAGCAATGGGATAATCAAGTCAAGGAAGAATCAAGGGAGATCCAAAGACAGAGA GCGCCAGTTAGGAGAAGCCAGAAGCTCAGTCAGAAGGTCACTGCTCTTCAGAAACTGGTCTCTCCCTACGGCAAG GCTGACACAGCCTCGGTACTGCAAGAGGCATCCATTTCTATCAAGGTACTTCAAGATCAAATTCAG AAATTGTTTGGAACGTTGACTGCCTCAAACAGAAGCAGCAACTCTCTTGATCTGCAG AGATCGAAAAGTAGTCGAGTCGATCTTCGAAGCAGGGGGCTTTGCCTTGTTCCAATATCATTTACAGAGAAGTTGGCATTTGACAAATGA